In Clostridium sp. JN-1, one genomic interval encodes:
- a CDS encoding response regulator transcription factor encodes MKDDIKILVVEDDNDINKLLCDMLNMNGYTAKAAYSGTEALIYLKESIWNMVLLDLMLPGINGEELLLKIRKNSHMPIIIISAIEDIDIRIKTLRIGADDFITKPFNIEEVSARIDSNLRRYMEFSSETSKENIIKYREISLNKDTREVYVNDSNVVLTAREFDILELLMNHPKKVFSKANLFESVWGSNYMCDDNTLTVHISNLRNKLSSAGTSKDYIQTIWSIGYKLNG; translated from the coding sequence ATGAAAGATGATATCAAAATTTTAGTAGTCGAAGACGACAATGATATAAATAAATTATTGTGTGATATGCTGAATATGAATGGATATACTGCAAAAGCTGCTTATTCTGGAACAGAAGCATTGATATATTTAAAAGAATCAATCTGGAACATGGTCCTGCTTGATTTGATGCTTCCAGGAATAAATGGTGAAGAACTTTTGCTTAAAATAAGAAAAAATAGCCATATGCCTATTATAATAATTTCTGCAATAGAAGATATTGATATTAGAATAAAAACTTTGAGAATAGGTGCCGATGACTTTATAACCAAACCATTCAATATAGAAGAAGTGTCGGCACGTATAGATTCAAACTTAAGAAGATACATGGAGTTTTCAAGTGAAACTTCAAAGGAAAACATAATAAAGTATAGGGAAATTTCTTTAAATAAAGACACTAGAGAGGTATATGTAAATGACTCAAATGTAGTTTTAACTGCGAGAGAATTTGATATTTTAGAGCTTTTAATGAATCATCCAAAAAAAGTTTTTTCAAAAGCAAATTTATTTGAAAGTGTATGGGGAAGCAATTATATGTGTGATGATAATACTCTCACTGTCCATATAAGTAATTTGAGAAATAAATTATCAAGTGCGGGTACAAGCAAGGATTACATACAAACCATCTGGAGTATAGGATATAAACTGAATGGTTAA